The Thalassophryne amazonica chromosome 18, fThaAma1.1, whole genome shotgun sequence DNA window CTGCCCGCTGTACCAAGACCTCACAGACACGTACttcccacagatcacaaacacccaaaaagaCTGAGAGCATGACCAACAGCAACAAAACTTCCATATCTATCGGGTAAAGTACAgcaatgtgcaaacacagcagcaaggtttgtgGGCTGCTGTGACACGAAAAGGAGCAACGGACATAAACCACCGTAAACCTAAAACAGGAGATTGAACTGCTATGTCATTTTATCTATGtaacacattttataggatagtatatttttacaccaaaagcacaatttttactattatttcaatcccacatctcctgtttacacatttatttactgtagaatattgctgactgtatgtacatcttcttaatttttagtttttgctctatgtaacACTTGGTTTGACAATGTAAAGGTATGCTTCCCATATCAATAAAGGTCCattgaaataaaaaatgaaatgagaaagagacagagagatggagagagagacagagggaaagtcttctttttaagaaaatcctcctctataccacttcatcatgaagctgtataactggagatacaaaatatcctcatataaaatcaacaataatgataatattaaagcaaacagagctctggtatcagaatagTATTGGTATCAACAGATATCCAAATTAAGGTATCGGGATCTGATTGCAAGTGAAAAcaaaatgtggatcggtgcatccctaagtgTAACACAAACCTGCTCTCTGTGCAGCGTCTTTACTCCAAATACTGAAATAAGTTAATCGTCCATCAACAGATCAGTGAGGGCCATTTTCCCATCCTGTCAAACGTTTACGAAGAAAATTAAGCTGTTGTCCCGTTTCCCTGGTCCAGTTTCGACATGTCAGTCATGGGAGTGTCACACTTGTTATCCGTGCTCACAGTTCTGTACTGACCAATCTCTGAATCTCTTGAGGCTTTCCTCATGCGGTCCTTAAGAAGAGAATGAATCAGGACCAGCGGGACGGGCATCATGGCGATTATGATCAGTAAAGACAAAACAGCCAGAGCCCAGCCAGGGTACAGCAGGGTAATCTCAGACGCCTGGGAAACACCAATAACATTCATTACTTAAACAGCTAAAGGAAAACTATCCAACACTTCACCACAAATTAGCATTCAACCCCAACTAAAGATTTGCCCCACAGCATTCATTTGGCTTCATGTTGACTTGAGGATTTGCATATCTTTGGTCTGGTGATGGATTCGGAAAGAAAAACAGCCAGGCAGGGCTACTTTAAAGCTGGAAGGTTTCTAATTTATGTAAACCAGATATTGATGTGTGGATTTCGTTTTTTTTCTGTATCTGATTGGTTACTTAGGGATATgacaacctgcagctgccagGAGATAATAAATTACAGTAATAAATATTCTGTTCAGTAAAGTGGGCAGTCCTTGGAGGTTCttggtgatgtgctcatgctcaacattcagttgcccTACATTTGCTCATTTAGGATGCCTACATCacttttggtgaaaatcagaCAAATTTTGAAAAGCTATCTTGGGCACAACATCGGTATTCTGTACAGTAAAGTGGGCGGCCCTTAGAAGATTTCGGCCATAATAACCTTGTTTGGGGTGTCCatgtcaaatttggtgaaaatccaataCATTTTGTTAAAGTTAGAATTGGTACAAGATAGCGTGCACATGCACTCATTTCCCATTTCTCTCTGCTCTAACTGCACATAATGAACCAAatcaggtgtgttccattgttcatccagctgctgattggctgagcacacctggctGATCTGGTCTGAGTAGATCAGGGACAAACAGAAACCATGAAGTACTCATAGTCATGAGAACTGCTGTCCTATCATTTGTCTTTCCTCACCatctctttattccaggctttgtATGTTGGTGTTGTGATGCACATATGGACTGTGGTGGCCATCAGCAGCCCCAGCATAGCCAGCAGGCAGATGTACTTCCACAGGTACTTGTACACCACACTGGGACGCCAACCCAGCATGGCCTCAATGTCATTTAGGAATCTTtagaaacaaaaattaaaattaaattagcaAACACAGATTTCAAACAAAAAGACATGaataatttggggggggggggggggggtctcaccTGTCAGCACCATACAACCAGGACACAGTGAATGTCTCAAAAATCACCACAATGATAAGAGGCAACGTGGCGGAATAATCATCAAACATCATCACAAAGTAGTTTCCGCAATGCTGGGCAAAGAGCAGACCAATGAGGAAGCCGACGATGCAACTGATCACTGCACAACAACAACGAAACAGCAAATGATCATCAGGATAGAACAcaacctgaccacacctcatcttAAGACCAACACACCCAAGATCACACACTTGACTTGGCAAGTACGTTTTCTGTTTACACATCGTGGGTGCTGACTGAGCGTAGAAATGGCAACTGCTCCTTTTTGGAAACGGGCACCAACAGTTGTGCCTTGCTTGGCGTCACACGATCATCCAGCCCTGCTTGCAGTGTTTACCTGTGAGTTTGGTCTTGTTGTTGGCTAGAGTTTTGAAGCAGTCGGTGAGCGGGGCAAGGATGCCCTCCATCATGCCAAACATGGTACTCAAACCCAAGTTGAGCAGCATGAGGAAGAAGAGCATGGACCACAAGGGGCTGGCAGGCAGAAGTGACATAGCTTCTGTGAAGGCGATGAAGGCGAGGCCTGTTCCCTCCACACCCTGAACACAAGTCCAAACCACAACTTTGTTACCATGTATTGTATGAGGCTTAACACAAGCAACAGGAAAActccatccacccattttctatacctgcttactccaattaagggtcataggggggctgaagcctatcccagcagtcatagggcatgaggcaggggacagcagtctatcacagggccacatatagacaaacaaacacactcacacccacacGTACACCTACAGACAGTATATATTTTTttagtttccaatccacttaacctgcatgtctttggatgtgggaggaagctggagcacccagagggaacccatgcaaacacagggagaacaacaggtgggaatcgatcctatgacctacttgctgtgaggcaacagtgctaaccactaatccaccatgctgtcaCAAGAAAATGCCATAGAGTTATTTTAAAATGCCAGTGAATCACACAGACAGTCAAATACTAACCTGCTGCATCTCCTTTTCCAGGTCACAGTCTGTGATGTTGCCTGCGACAATATTCCCATAGTGACTGAACCAAGTCCTGTAGTCTGTCAGGGCCACAGACTCGGGATGTGAGAAGTTAAAGTTTGGTATCATGTTTTGATCCAGATAACCACCGTCAATCTGATGGGACAGCTGCTTTACGTTACTAGAAAAATCAAACAAAAGGCAGATGTAACTTCTAGACCAAAACATTTGGGCAAACTCCTTATAGACACAAACGTTTTACAAAACGCTTTTTAGTCAAAACAATATGTAATCATGAAAATCCAAGGAAGTCCAAGTGTGACATCAAACATACCTGACGACACATTCCATGACCTTCTCTTTTGCGCGGAAGCCCAGCACGGCAAACACCACCAGGGTGGCCAGCACAGACGTGAAGAAGTTTATGAAGGAGACAGTGAACACATCACGGTggcagttgttgttttttggatTATAGGAAGAGTAAGCGATAATGGACCCAAAGCCAATGCCAAGGGCAAAGAAGACCTGAGTAGCAGCCTGATGCCACACCTGCACATCTCCCCAGATTTCCAACTGGAAATAAACGGAGGTTGATCAGGAAAATCTTTACTTTTGCCACTCGCCTctacacccaaaaaaaaaaaaaaaattttaaggaGCGATACCTTGGGGTAGAACATGTGAGTGATTCCCTCTGAGGATCCTTCAAGCATGAGCCCTCGGATAAGGAAGCAGATCAGCACCACGTAGGGGAAGATGGATGAAAAATACATCACCTTGGAAGAGAGATGGGAAGATTACATGAAGAAGTGCCCAAACAGATACAACAACATTATCGCTAAAAATCAGTTTCATTTTACCCACACAGAATCGTACTTTCTGAAATGGCTCCCAAACATTTCAACAAGTGTGTAATATTATAATTTTCACAAATTTTTATTATTTGGTATTAGTAGGAAAAGAAATAGACTCAGATCTCCAAATttgaattctaatccaattacatttgttctgcaaatctgattggttaatcaggtgagatttcagaccataaaatattgagtagacggtggcaaaaatttgaccgtttcacatttgatgtataacgCCATGCCCTGACCGTGTTGCTGCACCGGTGTCACtaatggtgctgtcagctgacagcgacAGAAACAAATGCAGCAACAATGATGCCGAAAtgcatggatttaactggattgattgatggatttaactcaatgcagctgacaagatggagaaatctgtgggtctgctcacactgaaaaaagttgtgtatatataaaaatatagtttcagtgcaaaagtttcccagttcaaaccccacccctgcaccgcatttctccatgtaatgtggaggtgtgtcaggaagggcatccagtgtagaatttgtgccaaatcaacatgcagatccaaactggatctgctgtggcaaccttgtgtgacaacaaggggaacagctgaaaagttttactttttatgaataacaacagagtaaaattcaatgaaaatattaaaTTGATAATTGCTAATAAATGTATGCATTTATGCATTGTATAATATATGCAagcaaaatttacttaagaattccccTTGTAAAATGTACTTGAAATTTCCAAGTGAAAAACTTTCCTaggtttttcaagtaaatattactccaattttttttttcagtgcacagaatttccagtttggcatgaagacgctgttgcgatGGTAACAAGCCGACCACACCCGTTCACACTTTCACAACGATTTGCCGACCGAAttacttgtgtctgatgatttgcagagattcatgctggattttacggtctcAAATTGAGACGGATATTCCCTAATTCGGATATTCCCTTATTCCCTAATGAAAATACCTGATTCTTAAACACTGTTATAATTAATACAATTACTTCTTAAGATTCGGGATAATGCTTGGACTCATGTGATTCCTGAACTGAGGTGCAGTGATTTTCATACGTGCCCTACTTGACGTACGAGGGGCCAGGAGTCGGGGCGCAGAGGCGGGGAGCGAAGCGAAGGTGCTGGGTGAAAGTTACGCCACGTACACCGGAGACCTGAGTTTCCAAGCGAAGATGCCACAGGTCGCCAGTGGCGGAAGCGCAGACACCGTGGAAAGCGTGGAGGACTGCTTGTTAAGTTACGCAGTCGCCCGACAAGGATCCCACTCCCCTCAATTTACCTGGCAAATGTTCAGTCTCTGCCCAACAAGACGGATGACCTGTTAAGCCGCATCCAGACCCAGTGTGAAGCTTGGGACTGCTCCGTGTTCTGCCTGACAGAGACTTGGCTTCACAGTAACATACTGGATTCTACTTTTCAGCCTCCAGGATTTTCTGTCCATCGTTTGGATCATTCGAAAGAGCCCACACACCGGGGAAGCGAAAGGAGGGGGTGTGTGTTTCCTTATTAATAATCTTTGGTGCACAGACAGTGTTATTGTCAACAAAACGTTTACAGCTAATCTAGAATGCCTTGTTCTGAAGTGTCGCCCCTTTTATCTCCCTCGAGAGTATGCAGTGATGTTTTTGTGCGCAGTGTACATACATCCACGTGCGGACGCTTCTGTGGCTCTagatcataggtgtcaaactgattccagaaagagccaagagggtgcaggttttctttgtagccaccaactccaccaggtgatttcactgatgaactcttcccatctgctcaaagtgatgttcatcagtgaaatcacctggtggagttggtggctacaaagaaaacctgcaccctcttggccctttctggaattagtttgacacctatgctctaGATGAACTGAGTGACATTATATTAAAATGTGAGAACTCTAAATCAGACGCAGTATTTATAGTAGCTGGTGACTTTAACAAGACCAATCTCAAGTCTGTCTTTCCCAACTACTATCAATATGTGAAACATCCCACCCGAGGCACACAAACTTTGGATCACTGTTACAGTAATGTGAAATCCGCATTCAGGTCTACTTTGAAACCAGCTTTTGGCAGGTCTGATCATTCCTCGATTCTACGTCTTCCTACGTACATACAGAGGAGTAGATATGTTAAGCCTATGTCACGCACTGTACAGTGCTGGACTAAGGACAATGAATTAAAATTGCAAGGCTGTTTTGATGCTACGGATTGGTCTGTCTTTCCATCTGAGGATCTGAATGAATATTGCAAGACTGTTACGGGATATATAAGCTTCTGTATTGACTCTTGTATTCCAAAGAAAGTTGTGAAACAACGGGGAAGTCAAAAACCACGGTTTAACGCAGACGTGAACAGGAAGTTAAAGGAACGTGCTCGAGCCTTCAGCTCTGGTGATGTCGACGCCTATAAGCAGGCCAGATACTCCTGTGAGATCAGTTAAAGCTGCTAAGCAGGCCTATGGTGAAAATATTGAGTTATTTTAGAGAGGACAATCCACAACAGGCGTGGAAGGGATTGAGTGCCATCACCTCTTGGAGGCCCAGGAGTGAGCACATGGTTACTTTTGGTAACTCTCACCCCAATGATTTAAACAAATTTTATTGTCGCTTTGATACCTTGGAAAGGAAGTGAGTGGACTTTTTGGTGAGCGATGAGGAAAATGGTGTCACGATTTTACAGGAGGATGTAAGGAGGGCTGTGTCCAGGTCTAAGGTCAGGAAGGCGCCTGGGCCAGACGGTATTCCTCCTCGTGTTTTAAAGCTGTGCTCAGAGCAACTTGCACCTGTTTTAACTGACCTCTTTAATATGTCTCTGAGGTGCTGTACTGTTCCACTCAGTTTTAAAAGGTCAGTTGTCATTCCAGTGCCTAAGAAGTCACCTATTACTTGTTTAAATGACTATAGGCCAGTCGCGCTTACATCAGTGTTGATGAAAACCTTCAAACTTTCTTGTGCTGGAGCCCAGATCCCTGTGTCTGTTGATCCACTCTAGTTTTCATATAGACAGAACAGAAGTGTGGCGAATTctatttcatttgccttgaactcCGTGTACAAACATCTGGACAAGGAAAAATCCCAggctagaatgctttttattgactATAGCTCTCCTTTTAATTCTCTTGTCCCTGCAAGGCTCATCCATAAACTGAGACTTTTAGGTTTGAGTGATGCcgtttgcaaatggatttttagttttttaactggaagaccacaaagAGTCAAGATCAATGGCTGTGTCTCTGATGAACTTATTGTTAATACTGGCTCACCACAAGGTTGTATTTTAAGCCCATTGTTGTACACTTTGTACACTTACGACTGTGTTGCGTCCTTTCATAATAATCTGataattaagtatgcagatgacactattATTGGTTTGGTCTCTTCTCATGATGACTCTTTGTATAGATCTGAAGTGCAAAATGTGGTTTCCTGGAGCGAGGAAAACAATTTGAAGTTAAACACTGCAAAAACGTTTGagttggttgttgacttcaggaaAAATAGGTCTTATGCTCCCATCATATTAAATAAGGCTGAGGTGAAAACAGTTGAAAACTGTAAATTTCTGGGATTGTTTTTATCTGATGACTTGAGCTGGAATTATAACACCAACGGAATTGTTAAAAAGTCTCAACAATGGCTTTTTTTTCCGGCGTAAGATGAAAGAATTTACTCTGAACAAGAATATTCTCTTAAATTTTTATCACAGCTGCATTGAAAGTCTTCTTACAAACGCTATAACtgcatggtttggaaatgccACTGCTAAAGAAAGGAAGGCTTTGAATAGAGTGGTTCGTTCAGCCAGTAGAACTATTGGCATGGAACTGTCTGTCCTGgaggacatttacaaaaaaaggctTAGGTCCCGGTCTTTGGCTATTACTAAGGATCTCCTGCATCCTGCCAGGGACCtgtttgagcttcttccttcGGGTAGGCACTATTGgtctattaaatgtgggacaTGACATTATAGAAAAAGTTTCTTCCCACAAGCCGTAGCAATGATCAACACTCTGAttagttttaaatgtatcttaaattattttgtggctttgtcgTTTTTAtggtatttttatgttcttttatgtctttttattgtttgtgtatgtcttgctagtgcacttttgagctccttgcaccatttttccaatgtggttttaatactgcaaatggcaaataaacttgaaccacacacacatatatatatatacatatatatgtgtgtgtgtgtgtaaaaaaagcCAAAGCCAGACATTCTAGATGCGCAGGATTTATCCAGCGTAAGAACTTGTTGGCAGCTTGGTGTCTAATCCATATCCATTTGGACAGACGTACTCAAATATTTTGACAGCGC harbors:
- the LOC117530962 gene encoding sodium-dependent neutral amino acid transporter B(0)AT2-like; this encodes MEKQPLPTDNDRTESAGEASTGEAHQEELTEPPARAGWNSKAEYFLAQVGFSVGLGNIWRFPYLCHQNGGGAFLLLYILLMLVVGMPLFFLELAVGQAIRQGSIGVWKYISPRMAGIGYSSCIVCFFVALYYNVILAWSLLYLGMSFQYPLPWEQCPEEGNITVKECDKSSPTSYFWYREALDVTDSIDDVATFNPYIICTLLAAWTIVCLGMFKGIKSSVKVMYFSSIFPYVVLICFLIRGLMLEGSSEGITHMFYPKLEIWGDVQVWHQAATQVFFALGIGFGSIIAYSSYNPKNNNCHRDVFTVSFINFFTSVLATLVVFAVLGFRAKEKVMECVVSNVKQLSHQIDGGYLDQNMIPNFNFSHPESVALTDYRTWFSHYGNIVAGNITDCDLEKEMQQGVEGTGLAFIAFTEAMSLLPASPLWSMLFFLMLLNLGLSTMFGMMEGILAPLTDCFKTLANNKTKLTVISCIVGFLIGLLFAQHCGNYFVMMFDDYSATLPLIIVVIFETFTVSWLYGADRFLNDIEAMLGWRPSVVYKYLWKYICLLAMLGLLMATTVHMCITTPTYKAWNKEMASEITLLYPGWALAVLSLLIIIAMMPVPLVLIHSLLKDRMRKASRDSEIGQYRTVSTDNKCDTPMTDMSKLDQGNGTTA